In Camelus dromedarius isolate mCamDro1 chromosome 4, mCamDro1.pat, whole genome shotgun sequence, the following are encoded in one genomic region:
- the EIF4E2 gene encoding eukaryotic translation initiation factor 4E type 2 isoform X1 yields the protein MNNKFDALKDDDSGDHDQNEENSTQKDGEKEKTERDKSQSSSKRKAVVPGPAEHPLQYNYTFWYSRRTPGRPTSSQSYEQNIKQIGTFASVEQFWRFYSHMVRPGDLTGHSDFHLFKEGIKPMWEDDANKNGGKWIIRLRKGLASRCWENLILAMLGEQFMVGEEICGAVVSVRFQEDIISIWNKTASDQATTARIRDTLRRVLNLPPNTIMEYKTHTDSIKMPGRLGPQRLLFQNLWKPRLNVP from the exons ATTGAAAGATGATGACAGTGGGGACCATGatcagaatgaagaaaacagcACACAGAAAGATGGTGAGAAGGAAAAAACGGAACGAGACAAGAGTCAGAGCAGCAGCAAAAGGAAG GCTGTTGTCCCTGGGCCAGCAGAGCACCCCCTGCAGTATAACTACACTTTCTGGTATTCCAGGAGAACCCCCGGCCGTCCCACCAGCTCACAGAGCTACGAACAGAATATCAAACAGATTGGCACCTTTGCCTCT GTGGAGCAGTTCTGGAGGTTTTACAGCCACATGGTACGTCCTGGGGACCTGACAGGCCACAGTGACTTCCATCTCTTCAAAGAAGGAATTAAACCCATGTGGGAG GATGATGCAAATAAAAATGGTGGCAAGTGGATTATTCGGCTGCGGAAGGGCTTGGCATCCCGTTGCTGGGAGAATCTCATCCTGGCCATGTTGGGGGAACAATTCATGGTTGGGGAGGAGATCTGTGGGGCTGTGGTCTCTGTCCGGTTTCAG GAGGACATTATTTCAATATGGAATAAGACTGCCAGCGACCAAGCAACCACAGCCCGCATCCGGGACACACTTCGGCGAGTGCTTAACCTACCTCCCAACACCATTATGGAATACAAAACCCACACCGACAGCATCAA AATGCCAGGCAGGCTGGGCCCCCAAAGGCTCCTTTTTCAAAACCTCTGGAAGCCGCGGTTGAATGTGCCAtga
- the EIF4E2 gene encoding eukaryotic translation initiation factor 4E type 2 isoform X3: MNNKFDALKDDDSGDHDQNEENSTQKDGEKEKTERDKSQSSSKRKAVVPGPAEHPLQYNYTFWYSRRTPGRPTSSQSYEQNIKQIGTFASVEQFWRFYSHMVRPGDLTGHSDFHLFKEGIKPMWEDDANKNGGKWIIRLRKGLASRCWENLILAMLGEQFMVGEEICGAVVSVRFQEDIISIWNKTASDQATTARIRDTLRRVLNLPPNTIMEYKTHTDSIKAWEEFHGLVNSSGR; encoded by the exons ATTGAAAGATGATGACAGTGGGGACCATGatcagaatgaagaaaacagcACACAGAAAGATGGTGAGAAGGAAAAAACGGAACGAGACAAGAGTCAGAGCAGCAGCAAAAGGAAG GCTGTTGTCCCTGGGCCAGCAGAGCACCCCCTGCAGTATAACTACACTTTCTGGTATTCCAGGAGAACCCCCGGCCGTCCCACCAGCTCACAGAGCTACGAACAGAATATCAAACAGATTGGCACCTTTGCCTCT GTGGAGCAGTTCTGGAGGTTTTACAGCCACATGGTACGTCCTGGGGACCTGACAGGCCACAGTGACTTCCATCTCTTCAAAGAAGGAATTAAACCCATGTGGGAG GATGATGCAAATAAAAATGGTGGCAAGTGGATTATTCGGCTGCGGAAGGGCTTGGCATCCCGTTGCTGGGAGAATCTCATCCTGGCCATGTTGGGGGAACAATTCATGGTTGGGGAGGAGATCTGTGGGGCTGTGGTCTCTGTCCGGTTTCAG GAGGACATTATTTCAATATGGAATAAGACTGCCAGCGACCAAGCAACCACAGCCCGCATCCGGGACACACTTCGGCGAGTGCTTAACCTACCTCCCAACACCATTATGGAATACAAAACCCACACCGACAGCATCAA ggcctgggaggagtTTCATGGCCTGGTGAACAGCAGCGGCCGCTGA
- the EIF4E2 gene encoding eukaryotic translation initiation factor 4E type 2 isoform X2, producing MRLKDDDSGDHDQNEENSTQKDGEKEKTERDKSQSSSKRKAVVPGPAEHPLQYNYTFWYSRRTPGRPTSSQSYEQNIKQIGTFASVEQFWRFYSHMVRPGDLTGHSDFHLFKEGIKPMWEDDANKNGGKWIIRLRKGLASRCWENLILAMLGEQFMVGEEICGAVVSVRFQEDIISIWNKTASDQATTARIRDTLRRVLNLPPNTIMEYKTHTDSIKMPGRLGPQRLLFQNLWKPRLNVP from the exons ATTGAAAGATGATGACAGTGGGGACCATGatcagaatgaagaaaacagcACACAGAAAGATGGTGAGAAGGAAAAAACGGAACGAGACAAGAGTCAGAGCAGCAGCAAAAGGAAG GCTGTTGTCCCTGGGCCAGCAGAGCACCCCCTGCAGTATAACTACACTTTCTGGTATTCCAGGAGAACCCCCGGCCGTCCCACCAGCTCACAGAGCTACGAACAGAATATCAAACAGATTGGCACCTTTGCCTCT GTGGAGCAGTTCTGGAGGTTTTACAGCCACATGGTACGTCCTGGGGACCTGACAGGCCACAGTGACTTCCATCTCTTCAAAGAAGGAATTAAACCCATGTGGGAG GATGATGCAAATAAAAATGGTGGCAAGTGGATTATTCGGCTGCGGAAGGGCTTGGCATCCCGTTGCTGGGAGAATCTCATCCTGGCCATGTTGGGGGAACAATTCATGGTTGGGGAGGAGATCTGTGGGGCTGTGGTCTCTGTCCGGTTTCAG GAGGACATTATTTCAATATGGAATAAGACTGCCAGCGACCAAGCAACCACAGCCCGCATCCGGGACACACTTCGGCGAGTGCTTAACCTACCTCCCAACACCATTATGGAATACAAAACCCACACCGACAGCATCAA AATGCCAGGCAGGCTGGGCCCCCAAAGGCTCCTTTTTCAAAACCTCTGGAAGCCGCGGTTGAATGTGCCAtga
- the EIF4E2 gene encoding eukaryotic translation initiation factor 4E type 2 isoform X4: protein MNNKFDALKDDDSGDHDQNEENSTQKDGEKEKTERDKSQSSSKRKAVVPGPAEHPLQYNYTFWYSRRTPGRPTSSQSYEQNIKQIGTFASVEQFWRFYSHMVRPGDLTGHSDFHLFKEGIKPMWEDDANKNGGKWIIRLRKGLASRCWENLILAMLGEQFMVGEEICGAVVSVRFQEDIISIWNKTASDQATTARIRDTLRRVLNLPPNTIMEYKTHTDSIKDNSSFRNTKITL from the exons ATTGAAAGATGATGACAGTGGGGACCATGatcagaatgaagaaaacagcACACAGAAAGATGGTGAGAAGGAAAAAACGGAACGAGACAAGAGTCAGAGCAGCAGCAAAAGGAAG GCTGTTGTCCCTGGGCCAGCAGAGCACCCCCTGCAGTATAACTACACTTTCTGGTATTCCAGGAGAACCCCCGGCCGTCCCACCAGCTCACAGAGCTACGAACAGAATATCAAACAGATTGGCACCTTTGCCTCT GTGGAGCAGTTCTGGAGGTTTTACAGCCACATGGTACGTCCTGGGGACCTGACAGGCCACAGTGACTTCCATCTCTTCAAAGAAGGAATTAAACCCATGTGGGAG GATGATGCAAATAAAAATGGTGGCAAGTGGATTATTCGGCTGCGGAAGGGCTTGGCATCCCGTTGCTGGGAGAATCTCATCCTGGCCATGTTGGGGGAACAATTCATGGTTGGGGAGGAGATCTGTGGGGCTGTGGTCTCTGTCCGGTTTCAG GAGGACATTATTTCAATATGGAATAAGACTGCCAGCGACCAAGCAACCACAGCCCGCATCCGGGACACACTTCGGCGAGTGCTTAACCTACCTCCCAACACCATTATGGAATACAAAACCCACACCGACAGCATCAA